A single region of the Elizabethkingia sp. JS20170427COW genome encodes:
- a CDS encoding ABC transporter ATP-binding protein, producing the protein MIKAKNIHKSYGSLEVLKGVNIEIPDGEIVSIVGESGAGKSTLLQILGTLDKPSEIDKYQTEILLDQKPFLSMSDKELSKFRNQNIGFVFQFHQLLPEFSALENVLLPVRISNKTDANALDRAHELFDELKIAHRLHHKPKELSGGEAQRVAVARALINSPKIIFADEPTGNLDSKNADGLHQLFFDLRDKYNQTFVIVTHNTGLAESTDRKLVMKDGQIIGDY; encoded by the coding sequence ATGATAAAAGCAAAAAATATACATAAATCTTACGGCTCTTTAGAAGTTTTAAAAGGAGTTAATATAGAAATCCCAGATGGGGAAATCGTTTCCATTGTAGGGGAATCAGGAGCAGGAAAATCTACCCTTCTACAGATTTTAGGAACATTGGATAAACCTTCAGAAATCGATAAATACCAAACAGAAATCCTATTAGATCAAAAGCCGTTTTTATCTATGTCGGATAAAGAACTTTCAAAATTTAGAAATCAAAATATAGGCTTTGTATTTCAGTTTCACCAACTTTTACCAGAATTTTCAGCGTTAGAAAATGTGCTTTTACCCGTAAGGATTTCCAATAAAACAGATGCCAATGCATTGGATAGAGCTCATGAACTTTTTGATGAATTGAAAATCGCACACCGCCTACACCACAAACCTAAAGAGCTATCTGGAGGGGAAGCACAAAGGGTGGCTGTAGCTAGGGCTTTGATTAATTCCCCAAAAATTATCTTTGCCGATGAGCCAACAGGAAATTTGGATTCTAAAAACGCAGATGGACTTCACCAATTGTTTTTTGATCTTCGAGATAAATACAACCAGACTTTTGTAATTGTTACCCACAACACTGGCTTGGCAGAAAGTACAGACCGAAAGTTGGTGATGAAGGATGGACAAATTATTGGAGATTATTAA
- a CDS encoding inorganic pyrophosphatase — MNPKFKAHPWHGISAGENAPESVNVFVEIVPSDTIKYEVDKETGYLKVDRPQKFSNIIPALYGFVPRTYCEEEVKNLAVANGSTDVTEGDHDPLDICVLSSHNFSGGGMILEAIPIGGFKMIDKGEADDKIIAVLVDDQVYGHVTDISQLPVAEVNRLKHYFLSYKNLPTEPAVVRIDDVYGAEHAKQVVSASMKDYLDNYGE; from the coding sequence ATGAACCCTAAATTCAAAGCACACCCTTGGCATGGTATTAGCGCCGGGGAAAACGCACCAGAATCGGTAAATGTTTTTGTGGAAATTGTTCCTTCAGACACTATTAAATACGAAGTTGATAAAGAAACAGGTTATTTGAAAGTAGATAGACCTCAAAAATTCTCTAACATTATCCCTGCTCTTTATGGTTTTGTTCCAAGAACTTACTGTGAAGAAGAAGTTAAAAATTTAGCAGTGGCTAATGGTTCAACAGACGTTACTGAAGGAGATCATGATCCATTGGATATTTGCGTTTTAAGTAGCCACAACTTCTCAGGAGGAGGTATGATTTTGGAAGCTATTCCTATCGGAGGTTTCAAAATGATTGATAAAGGTGAGGCAGACGATAAAATTATTGCTGTTTTGGTAGATGACCAAGTATATGGACATGTTACCGATATTTCTCAGCTTCCTGTTGCAGAAGTAAATCGTTTGAAACACTACTTCTTATCTTATAAAAACTTACCAACCGAACCAGCAGTGGTAAGAATTGATGATGTTTATGGTGCAGAACACGCAAAACAAGTTGTATCAGCATCTATGAAAGATTATTTAGATAACTACGGAGAGTAA
- a CDS encoding porin family protein translates to MKKVFLGLGIVLGTLAFAQKTSGPRVGIKAGMNVSSISQDGGLSDTKSKIGFNAGLYLNAPISGSFSIQPEVIYNDLGSKVTFESGSYKSSYSTKLGYISVPVMFQYNATPEFYLEAGPEFSFLVNADSKLKDNYGNSSSVDMGTDNFNTFNFGVGLGLGYRITNNIGINARYTAGVTKIGKDDNIIGRQFEDSRNNVFQVGLGYTF, encoded by the coding sequence ATGAAAAAAGTATTTTTAGGATTAGGGATAGTATTAGGAACTTTGGCATTTGCTCAAAAAACCTCAGGACCTAGAGTAGGTATTAAAGCAGGGATGAACGTATCTTCTATCTCTCAAGACGGAGGTCTTAGCGATACTAAATCTAAAATTGGCTTCAACGCTGGTTTATATTTAAACGCTCCTATTTCTGGTTCTTTCAGCATTCAACCAGAGGTTATTTACAATGATTTGGGATCTAAAGTAACTTTTGAATCAGGTTCTTATAAAAGTTCTTATAGCACTAAATTAGGTTACATCTCTGTGCCTGTAATGTTCCAATACAATGCTACTCCAGAGTTTTATCTAGAAGCAGGTCCAGAATTCAGCTTCTTGGTAAATGCAGATTCTAAATTAAAAGATAACTATGGTAACAGCTCTAGCGTTGATATGGGTACCGATAACTTCAACACTTTTAACTTTGGTGTGGGATTAGGTCTTGGTTACAGAATTACCAATAATATTGGTATCAACGCTCGTTACACTGCTGGAGTTACTAAAATTGGTAAAGATGACAACATCATCGGAAGACAATTCGAAGATTCTAGAAACAATGTATTCCAAGTTGGTTTAGGATACACTTTCTAA
- a CDS encoding rhomboid family intramembrane serine protease — protein MGLSPVVIAILLFTAIISFKGFNDMSFFSKYMFEVRAIQRNKEYIRLITSGFLHADPMHLIFNMLTLYFFSGLVIGNFGVGGFLLIYLGSILAGNIFSLYIHKDNPMYRAIGASGGVSGVLFAAIAMNPFLGIGFFFIPIPIPGYIFGALYFGYSVYMMLNPKQWDNLGHAAHLGGAVVGLLYSLLVYPEYTLQHSFQLLIMSLPLIYLGIMLFKNKR, from the coding sequence ATGGGATTATCACCAGTAGTTATTGCTATTTTGCTCTTTACGGCGATTATCAGCTTTAAAGGTTTTAATGATATGTCCTTTTTTTCAAAATATATGTTTGAAGTAAGGGCTATCCAAAGAAATAAAGAATATATCCGATTGATAACATCAGGATTCTTGCATGCAGATCCTATGCATCTAATCTTCAATATGCTTACCCTTTATTTCTTTTCAGGCTTAGTAATCGGGAATTTTGGAGTCGGAGGATTTTTACTCATCTACCTAGGATCTATACTTGCGGGGAATATTTTTAGCTTGTATATCCATAAAGACAACCCAATGTACAGAGCTATAGGTGCTAGTGGTGGGGTTTCTGGGGTTTTATTTGCAGCTATTGCGATGAATCCTTTCCTAGGAATAGGCTTTTTCTTTATCCCGATTCCTATCCCAGGATATATCTTTGGAGCCTTGTATTTTGGATATTCGGTGTATATGATGCTTAATCCTAAGCAATGGGATAATTTAGGACACGCTGCCCATCTGGGAGGAGCCGTTGTTGGGTTACTGTATTCGTTATTGGTATATCCAGAATATACCTTACAGCATTCCTTTCAATTGCTAATCATGTCCTTGCCTTTAATTTATTTAGGAATTATGCTTTTCAAGAATAAGAGATAA
- a CDS encoding phytase → MNILKPITALTVALFLTACSSVGNFHQTKLKPAVVTEKVMHDTDDPAIWIHPNDPTKSLIIGTDKDTDGGLYAFDLDGKIVNKVPNLKRPNNVDLRYGFILNGQKTDIAAVTERETNKVKIYALPELKEVGEISVFEGEAQRGPMGISLYKNPQTQEFYAIVGRKNGPSGTYLWQYKLVENNGKITGELVRKFGDFSGKKEIESIAVDDVLGYIYYSDEGFAVHQYYADPEKGNNELMTFGKGDFKEDIEGISIYPTSEQTGYILVSNQQADTFNVYLRENPAKGKIAEIPVSTLESDGSDVTAVPLGEKFPKGIFVAMSNGKVFHIYDWRQLEERILKALAK, encoded by the coding sequence ATGAATATACTAAAACCTATTACCGCCCTTACTGTGGCACTTTTCTTAACGGCTTGCTCTTCTGTTGGCAATTTTCATCAGACAAAATTAAAACCGGCAGTAGTAACCGAAAAAGTGATGCACGACACCGATGATCCTGCCATTTGGATTCACCCGAATGACCCTACAAAAAGTTTGATTATCGGAACCGATAAAGATACCGACGGTGGACTTTACGCCTTTGATCTGGATGGGAAAATTGTCAATAAAGTGCCTAACCTGAAAAGACCGAACAATGTAGATTTGCGTTATGGCTTTATCTTGAATGGCCAGAAAACAGATATTGCTGCGGTGACGGAAAGAGAAACCAACAAAGTAAAAATCTATGCACTTCCAGAATTGAAAGAAGTTGGCGAAATCTCAGTTTTTGAAGGTGAAGCCCAAAGAGGCCCAATGGGGATTTCATTGTATAAAAACCCGCAAACCCAAGAATTTTATGCGATTGTTGGTCGAAAAAACGGACCTTCAGGAACTTATTTGTGGCAGTATAAACTGGTGGAGAATAACGGGAAAATCACAGGAGAACTGGTTCGTAAATTCGGGGATTTTAGTGGGAAGAAAGAAATAGAAAGTATTGCAGTAGATGATGTTCTGGGTTATATCTATTATTCGGATGAAGGTTTTGCCGTTCATCAATATTATGCCGATCCTGAAAAAGGAAATAACGAGCTGATGACTTTTGGTAAGGGAGATTTTAAAGAAGATATCGAAGGGATTTCCATTTATCCCACTTCAGAGCAAACCGGATATATCTTGGTTTCCAATCAGCAGGCAGACACCTTTAATGTGTATTTAAGAGAAAATCCTGCTAAGGGAAAAATTGCCGAAATCCCGGTTTCTACCTTAGAAAGCGATGGCTCGGATGTAACAGCCGTTCCGCTTGGCGAAAAATTTCCTAAAGGAATTTTTGTAGCGATGAGCAACGGTAAAGTTTTCCACATCTACGATTGGCGCCAGTTGGAAGAGAGGATTTTAAAAGCTTTAGCAAAGTAA
- a CDS encoding TonB-dependent receptor, whose amino-acid sequence MKKIITSVLLCGAFLAYAQTGTVSGNINDNSKIALPGAKITLSPGNIYTVSDEYGNFIFLNVPEGSYTMKVDYLGYGTRTYPVSVGSDRNTKQNIIFDRKETSIQEVKITGFNLQNQARALSKQKSNANITNVISADQMGKFPDSNIGDALKRVPGVTMQNDQGEARDIIIRGLAPELNSVTINGNRIPSAEGDNRRVQMDLIPSDMIQMVEVNKTLTSDQDADAIGGSVDLITRSASNKERIALTTASGYMPIREKALFNTGLVYSNRFFNNKLGLVFNGSYNNNNYGSDNVEAVWVKDKAGNVFIEEMDIRKYDVRRERKSIGADLDYQFNEKNKIRFSALYNWRDDRENRYRLRYSSIKPIYSDAEETQISGYTGRAGYQTKGGLNNSLNDNARLERQIMQNYSLGGEHVLGSKLEMNWGASYSKAEEKRPDERYIHYRASGITFGKNFDSPEEPLLYPTTPVALNKLKLQDLSSQNGNTFEEEITAKMNFRLPFSVIEGQKGRLRFGAKTRLKKKERNNDFYEFEPTGDFMKTMDQTDLVHWGGEKYSPSTKYVPGYFVSKDYLGNMDLNNSALFEKTAVPSEYLFANYSAKEKIYAGYIRWDQNFTDNFSMIAGIRMEHTQTDYTGNVVEDEETLNSTRKIKNNYTNFLPSIAFKYNPMNNLVLRAAYSTALARPSYYKLSPFVGIIPGDREITAGNPDLKSSFAHNFDVMGEYYFKSVGIVSVGGFYKKINDFIYDYRDQSFTHDKFSQLFPDISNTLVPGQNYTLLYPQNGESVSVYGFEVAVQRQLDFLPGFLKNFGIYANYTYTKSKAKGIYNSDGELREGLMLPGTAPHMFNASLSWENKKFSARISLNHTAAYLDELGGSSFEDRFYDKQTFLDANASFSVNSWMRIFVEANNLTNQPLRYYQGVSSRTMQMEYYKPKFTAGLKFDF is encoded by the coding sequence ATGAAAAAAATAATTACTTCGGTTTTGCTTTGCGGAGCATTCTTAGCCTACGCACAAACAGGAACCGTTTCCGGGAACATTAATGACAATTCTAAAATCGCTCTTCCCGGGGCAAAAATCACCCTTTCTCCAGGGAATATTTACACCGTTTCCGATGAATATGGAAACTTTATTTTCCTAAACGTTCCTGAAGGAAGCTATACCATGAAAGTAGATTATCTGGGATACGGAACCCGTACTTATCCAGTAAGTGTAGGATCTGACAGAAATACAAAGCAAAATATTATTTTTGATCGAAAAGAAACTTCCATACAAGAAGTAAAAATCACAGGATTCAATTTACAAAATCAGGCGCGTGCGCTGAGCAAGCAGAAGTCCAATGCCAACATCACCAATGTTATTTCTGCAGACCAAATGGGTAAATTCCCAGATTCCAATATTGGTGATGCCTTAAAAAGAGTCCCTGGGGTTACCATGCAAAATGACCAAGGCGAAGCCCGCGATATCATCATCCGAGGATTGGCACCAGAACTGAATTCGGTAACCATCAACGGAAACAGGATTCCTTCCGCCGAAGGCGATAACAGAAGAGTACAAATGGACCTTATCCCATCGGACATGATCCAAATGGTGGAAGTAAACAAAACCCTAACTTCCGATCAGGATGCCGATGCCATCGGTGGTTCGGTGGATTTAATTACAAGATCAGCGTCTAATAAAGAAAGAATTGCACTAACTACCGCTTCAGGATATATGCCGATTCGTGAGAAAGCCCTTTTCAATACAGGATTGGTGTACAGCAATCGTTTTTTCAATAATAAATTAGGCTTGGTTTTCAATGGTTCTTACAACAATAACAACTACGGTTCTGATAATGTGGAAGCAGTTTGGGTTAAAGACAAAGCCGGAAATGTATTTATTGAAGAAATGGATATCCGTAAATACGATGTTCGTAGAGAAAGAAAAAGTATAGGTGCGGATTTGGATTATCAGTTCAATGAAAAAAATAAAATCCGTTTTTCTGCACTTTACAATTGGAGAGACGACAGGGAAAACCGCTACCGATTACGATACAGCAGTATCAAACCTATTTATTCAGATGCCGAAGAAACTCAGATTTCAGGATATACCGGTAGAGCGGGTTACCAAACCAAAGGCGGGTTGAATAACAGCCTGAATGACAACGCCAGATTGGAAAGACAAATCATGCAAAATTATTCCTTAGGTGGGGAGCATGTATTGGGAAGTAAACTGGAAATGAACTGGGGAGCATCCTATTCCAAAGCCGAAGAAAAAAGACCTGACGAAAGATACATCCATTACAGAGCCAGCGGAATTACTTTTGGAAAAAATTTCGATAGCCCGGAAGAACCTTTGCTTTACCCAACAACACCTGTAGCTTTAAACAAACTGAAACTTCAGGATTTATCCAGCCAAAACGGAAATACTTTTGAAGAAGAAATTACCGCTAAAATGAATTTCAGATTGCCTTTTTCAGTTATTGAAGGACAAAAAGGAAGGTTGAGATTCGGGGCGAAAACCCGTTTGAAGAAAAAGGAAAGAAATAATGATTTCTACGAATTTGAGCCAACGGGAGATTTTATGAAAACTATGGATCAAACCGATTTGGTACATTGGGGAGGCGAAAAATACAGCCCAAGTACCAAGTATGTTCCGGGATATTTTGTTTCTAAAGATTACTTAGGGAATATGGATCTGAACAATTCAGCCTTGTTCGAGAAAACAGCAGTACCTTCAGAATATCTTTTCGCCAATTATTCCGCTAAAGAAAAAATTTATGCAGGATACATCCGTTGGGATCAGAATTTTACGGATAATTTTTCCATGATTGCAGGGATTCGTATGGAACACACCCAAACCGATTATACCGGAAATGTGGTGGAAGATGAAGAAACTTTGAACTCAACCCGAAAAATTAAAAATAACTACACCAACTTTTTGCCGAGCATTGCTTTCAAATACAACCCGATGAACAATCTGGTACTGAGAGCAGCTTATTCCACAGCTTTGGCAAGACCAAGTTATTATAAACTTTCACCGTTTGTAGGCATCATCCCAGGTGATCGGGAAATTACCGCAGGAAATCCGGATCTTAAATCATCTTTTGCCCATAATTTTGATGTGATGGGAGAATATTACTTCAAGTCGGTAGGGATTGTTTCTGTTGGTGGTTTCTATAAGAAAATCAATGATTTTATCTACGATTACCGAGATCAGAGTTTTACCCACGATAAATTTTCACAACTGTTCCCAGACATCTCGAACACTTTGGTACCAGGGCAAAATTATACCTTGCTTTATCCGCAAAACGGAGAAAGTGTAAGCGTTTATGGCTTTGAAGTAGCCGTACAAAGACAATTGGATTTCTTGCCAGGCTTCTTGAAAAACTTCGGTATTTATGCCAATTATACCTACACGAAATCCAAAGCAAAAGGAATTTATAATTCGGATGGCGAACTTCGCGAAGGGTTGATGCTTCCGGGTACAGCACCACACATGTTCAACGCTTCACTTTCTTGGGAAAACAAAAAATTCTCTGCCCGAATTTCATTAAACCACACCGCAGCCTACTTGGATGAATTGGGCGGAAGCAGTTTCGAAGATCGTTTTTATGATAAACAAACTTTCCTGGATGCCAATGCTTCGTTTTCGGTAAATTCCTGGATGAGAATTTTCGTTGAAGCTAATAATTTAACCAATCAGCCTTTACGTTATTATCAGGGAGTTTCTTCCAGAACAATGCAAATGGAATATTATAAACCTAAATTTACAGCAGGTTTAAAATTTGATTTTTAA
- the radC gene encoding DNA repair protein RadC: protein MSIKFLAEDDRPREKFLLKGKNALSDAELLAIIMGSGNRGESAVDLARRILESVGNNWNQLSLQNVKELMKFKGVGEAKAISIATALEIGRRRASQESATKSKITCSKDVFNILHPFLGDLPHEEFWCLYLNQSNKILHKEKLTQGGINQSIVDVRVLFSHALSHLATAIIVAHNHPSGSLSPSSQDIQVTKNIKKAGEILQISLLDHIIITQEAYFSFADDALL from the coding sequence ATGAGTATTAAGTTTCTAGCTGAAGATGATCGCCCAAGGGAAAAGTTTTTATTGAAAGGGAAAAATGCCCTTTCAGACGCTGAACTTTTGGCAATTATTATGGGATCTGGAAACCGAGGAGAAAGTGCTGTTGACTTAGCAAGGCGGATTTTAGAAAGCGTAGGAAATAATTGGAATCAGCTGAGTTTACAAAACGTAAAAGAGTTGATGAAGTTTAAAGGAGTAGGGGAAGCCAAGGCAATTAGCATTGCCACTGCATTGGAGATTGGGCGTAGAAGAGCCAGTCAAGAGTCTGCTACCAAATCTAAGATTACCTGTAGTAAGGATGTTTTTAATATCCTTCATCCTTTTCTTGGAGATTTGCCACACGAGGAATTTTGGTGTCTGTATCTCAACCAAAGCAATAAAATTTTGCATAAGGAAAAATTAACACAAGGAGGGATTAATCAATCTATTGTAGATGTTCGTGTTTTGTTTTCTCATGCTTTATCCCATCTTGCAACCGCTATTATAGTTGCCCATAACCATCCCTCTGGGAGTTTGTCGCCTAGTTCTCAAGATATACAAGTAACTAAAAATATAAAAAAAGCAGGAGAAATACTGCAAATAAGTTTATTAGACCACATCATCATCACTCAGGAAGCTTATTTTAGTTTTGCTGATGATGCATTATTATAA
- the metG gene encoding methionine--tRNA ligase, protein MSNRKMITAALPYANGPVHIGHLAGVYVPADVYARFQRRLGKDVAFICGTDEHGIPITIRAKKEGVTPQQIVDKYYGIIKKSFEDLGISFDEFSRTTSPTHYETSQDFFKTLYEKGKFTEEVSEQYYDEQAGEFLADRYIVGTCPSCGNDGAYGDQCEKCGSTLSPTELINPKSALSGNVPVLKETKNWYLPLNDYEDFLNQWIIEGHKDDWKSNVYGQVKSWLNDGLKPRAMTRDLNWGVPVPLPNAEGKVMYVWFDAPIGYISFTKEWAEKNGKNWKDYWQNENTDLVHFIGKDNIVFHCIIFPAMMKAHGDYIMPSNVPAFEFLNLENDKISTSRNWAVWAHEYVADFPGQQDVLRYALLSSAPETKDNNFTWKDFQTKNNSELVGIFGNFINRVAVLMHKYYNGVIPEGNASAEELAEINKAAKEIHQSLEKYEFRNALTALMNLARFGNQYLQTEEPWKNIKENPEKAAHSLFISAQIAVALGQLSEPFLPFSSEKLLNMFQVERQDWATLEEANILIPSGHQIGEATLLFSKIEDDVIDAQIQKLENTKKANKMTNPDAAAAKEEISFDDFTKIDLRVATILEAEKVEKADKLLKFKVDTGVDTRTVVSGVAEHFSPEELIGKQVMILLNLAPRKIRGIESQGMFLLTEKPDGKLTFVTPDEAVKNGVQIG, encoded by the coding sequence ATGTCTAATAGAAAGATGATAACTGCGGCACTTCCCTATGCCAATGGTCCAGTACATATTGGTCACCTTGCTGGGGTTTATGTACCTGCAGACGTATATGCAAGATTCCAAAGAAGATTAGGTAAAGATGTAGCTTTTATTTGTGGGACTGACGAACACGGGATCCCTATCACCATAAGAGCAAAAAAAGAAGGAGTAACTCCTCAACAAATCGTTGATAAATATTACGGGATTATCAAAAAATCTTTTGAAGATTTAGGCATCAGTTTCGATGAGTTTTCTAGAACAACCTCTCCTACTCACTACGAAACCAGTCAGGACTTCTTTAAAACCCTTTACGAAAAAGGAAAATTTACCGAAGAAGTTTCCGAACAATATTATGACGAACAAGCTGGCGAATTTTTAGCCGACCGATACATTGTGGGGACTTGCCCTAGCTGTGGTAACGATGGTGCTTATGGCGACCAGTGCGAGAAATGTGGCTCTACTCTTTCTCCTACCGAACTTATCAACCCTAAATCTGCACTTAGCGGAAATGTTCCTGTATTAAAAGAAACCAAAAACTGGTATCTTCCTCTTAACGATTACGAAGATTTCCTTAACCAATGGATTATCGAAGGGCATAAAGACGACTGGAAGTCCAATGTTTATGGACAAGTAAAATCTTGGTTAAATGATGGCTTGAAACCTAGAGCCATGACCAGAGACCTTAACTGGGGAGTTCCGGTTCCGCTTCCTAACGCAGAAGGAAAAGTAATGTACGTTTGGTTTGATGCGCCTATAGGTTATATTTCTTTCACCAAAGAATGGGCTGAGAAGAATGGCAAAAACTGGAAAGATTATTGGCAAAACGAAAACACCGACTTGGTACACTTCATCGGGAAAGACAATATTGTTTTCCACTGTATTATCTTCCCTGCTATGATGAAGGCTCATGGAGACTACATTATGCCAAGCAATGTGCCTGCTTTTGAGTTTTTGAATTTAGAAAACGATAAAATTTCCACTTCCAGAAACTGGGCAGTTTGGGCACACGAATATGTAGCCGATTTCCCTGGTCAACAAGATGTATTGCGTTATGCTCTGTTATCTTCGGCTCCAGAAACCAAAGACAATAACTTTACTTGGAAGGATTTCCAAACCAAAAACAATTCGGAATTGGTAGGTATTTTCGGTAACTTCATCAACCGTGTTGCAGTGCTTATGCATAAATACTATAACGGTGTAATCCCTGAGGGAAATGCAAGTGCCGAAGAATTAGCAGAAATCAATAAGGCAGCAAAAGAAATTCACCAATCTTTAGAAAAATACGAATTTAGAAATGCATTAACCGCCTTGATGAATTTGGCAAGATTCGGAAACCAATATCTACAAACCGAAGAGCCTTGGAAAAACATTAAAGAAAACCCAGAAAAAGCAGCTCACTCTTTATTTATTTCAGCGCAAATAGCAGTAGCTCTTGGTCAGTTGTCTGAGCCTTTCCTACCTTTCAGTTCAGAAAAATTACTGAACATGTTCCAAGTAGAAAGACAAGATTGGGCAACACTAGAAGAAGCCAATATCCTTATCCCAAGTGGACACCAGATAGGAGAAGCTACCCTATTGTTTAGCAAAATAGAAGATGATGTTATAGATGCTCAAATTCAGAAATTAGAAAACACTAAAAAAGCCAATAAAATGACCAACCCTGATGCAGCTGCAGCAAAAGAAGAAATCTCTTTTGATGACTTCACCAAAATTGACCTTCGTGTAGCCACTATTTTAGAAGCTGAAAAAGTTGAAAAGGCAGATAAACTTTTGAAATTTAAAGTAGATACCGGAGTAGATACAAGAACGGTGGTTTCTGGTGTTGCAGAGCACTTCAGCCCTGAAGAACTCATCGGAAAGCAAGTGATGATTTTATTGAACTTAGCTCCACGAAAAATAAGAGGGATTGAAAGCCAAGGAATGTTCCTACTTACTGAAAAACCAGACGGTAAACTTACCTTTGTTACCCCTGATGAGGCAGTGAAAAATGGAGTACAAATAGGATAA
- a CDS encoding restriction endonuclease — protein sequence MAIPKYHEIQLPVLEMLSDGRILKLKDFVEPMAKFFSLTNEEINEKYPSGNGLIFYDRISWALSYLNMAGLLDKPGRGLFKISEKGLTILKAPEKLASFIEKEVQKNYKKKKESQQVELIAPQNEDLTPQERLYNSFNKIREAIYEEILNTILSKSPSSFEKLVVQLLQKMGYGGEIKDSGLVTKKTNDGGIDGIIKEDVLGFGRINIQAKRYRRDIAIGREEIQKFVGALMVAQSNKGIFITTSYFSKGTIDYVQNLYGNTTVVLMDGNKLAEYIYNYGLGMQVEQLIEIKKMDSDFWDSMSDE from the coding sequence ATGGCAATTCCTAAATATCATGAGATTCAGCTTCCCGTTTTGGAAATGTTATCCGATGGACGAATATTAAAATTAAAGGATTTTGTAGAACCAATGGCTAAATTTTTTTCATTAACAAATGAAGAAATAAATGAAAAATATCCTTCGGGTAATGGTCTTATCTTTTATGATAGAATTTCTTGGGCATTGAGTTATTTGAATATGGCAGGGCTATTAGATAAACCTGGAAGAGGGTTGTTTAAAATAAGTGAAAAAGGTTTAACTATTTTAAAAGCTCCTGAGAAGTTAGCTTCATTTATTGAAAAGGAGGTACAAAAGAATTATAAAAAGAAAAAAGAAAGTCAGCAAGTTGAATTGATAGCGCCTCAAAACGAAGATTTGACTCCTCAAGAAAGACTATACAATTCTTTTAATAAAATTAGAGAAGCTATTTATGAAGAAATTCTGAATACAATATTAAGCAAGAGTCCTAGTTCTTTTGAAAAATTAGTCGTTCAGCTATTGCAAAAGATGGGATATGGAGGAGAAATAAAAGATTCTGGATTGGTGACTAAAAAAACAAATGATGGGGGGATAGATGGAATAATCAAAGAAGATGTTTTAGGTTTTGGAAGAATAAATATTCAAGCAAAAAGATACAGAAGGGATATTGCAATAGGCAGAGAAGAAATTCAAAAATTTGTAGGAGCATTAATGGTGGCTCAATCCAATAAGGGGATTTTCATTACAACTTCTTATTTTTCCAAAGGAACTATTGATTATGTTCAAAACCTATATGGAAACACAACTGTTGTCTTAATGGATGGGAATAAATTAGCAGAATATATCTATAACTATGGATTAGGAATGCAAGTGGAACAGTTGATTGAAATTAAGAAGATGGATAGTGATTTTTGGGATTCTATGAGTGACGAATAA